A window of Candidatus Thermodiscus eudorianus genomic DNA:
GGAACCTCTCAGCCAGGATAGCCGCCGCGGCCGCGGCTAGCCAGCTAGGCCTAACCCCATGGGAAGCCGTCAAGATGACTATAACGAACAACACGGAGCTAATGGCCCATGTGAACCAGATACTCCCAAGCATGCCAGGCGTCTCACTGGTAATCATACTCTTCTCAGTGATAGTAGCCCTAATACTCGGAGGCCTGCTAGGCTGGCTAGCCTCATACCCGGCGCTAAGGCTGAGGGGAGACTACCTGGCTATAATGCTGTTGGCCGCGAGCGAGGGCACCAGGATATTCGTCATGTACTACAAGCCCCTAATGGGCTCAACACCCACCGTAGGCCTCACCGTGCCAAACGCCTTCGGCTTCACGGGCAACGCAGGCCTCTGGTCAACGGTCTTCGTACTACTCCTGGCAGTAGGCGTATACCTGCTCCTTGAGAGGCTATACCACAGCCCCAGCGGCAGGCTATTCAGGGCGGTGAGGGACGACGAGGAGAGCGCCGAGGCCATAGGAAAGGACATAGCCAAGGTCAGGAGGGACGCCATGATAATCGGCAGCGCTCTAGCCGCCCTAGCCGGGGTATCATACAGCTTCTCACCATGGATAGCCGGCTCCAGCGTGGCGGCCATGAGCATATTCGACAGGGTGCTCTGGACCTTCTGGCCTTGGGCCCTAATGATACTGGGCGGTATGAGCAGCAACAAGGGAGCCGCCCTCGCCTCAGTAGTGGTAGGCGCGCTGCTGATAGGGCCTATAAGGATCTACAAGAACCAGATAGCCTCAGTACTACACGTGGACGCCGTGGGGATAGACCCAGGCAACTTCGCCAACGCCCTTGAATACATACTAGTCGCCGCCCTCATACTCATAGTACTCTTCATAAGGCCCAAGGGCATAATACCCGAATACCCCTCCAGGACGATACCACGCGATAAGATAGTAGACCTGATAGAGGAGGCCCGGAGAGAGGCCGGCTCCGAGTAAACCACGGCCTCCACCCTCTACTTTCTCCTTCACGCAACGTTACGCCTTTAACCCAGGTCAACCGCATCCCCTTTCCTTGGGGCACAGAGTGGAGGATTGTAGTTCGATCCTAGAACAGCTCTCCAAACTCGCCCGCATCAAACTCTCAGAAGAAGACTGCAGCTCCATAGACTCTATAAGGAGCTTCTTCGCGAGGCTATCAAAAGCAAGGGAACTCGCCGGGAGCGTTGAACCTCTATACCACGTCTGGGAAGTGGAATCCAGGCTCAGGGAGGGGGAAGGATACGGGCAGGTCAATGTAGAGGAGCTGGGGGTCACGCTAGAGGAGGGCTACGTAAAACTCCCTTGGAGGGGTAAGGCTTGAGGGACCCCCAGAGCCTCCTAGAAGCCCTAGCATCGCAATCCTACGACCCGGTCGAGAGGCTAGAAGAGGCCCTGAAGAGGATCGAATGGCTAGAGCCAGGGATAAACGCGTTCATAACCCTAGAAGACCCCGAGAATCTCCGCAGGCTAGCGGAGGAGTCGCGTAGAAGGATCAAGCAGGGGAAAGCTCGTAGGCTAGAGGGGGTC
This region includes:
- a CDS encoding branched-chain amino acid ABC transporter permease, whose amino-acid sequence is MVNLEVLFEEIISFIAIYYVLTAALNVKAGMTGIPDFGHAMFFAVGGIVVGNLSARIAAAAAASQLGLTPWEAVKMTITNNTELMAHVNQILPSMPGVSLVIILFSVIVALILGGLLGWLASYPALRLRGDYLAIMLLAASEGTRIFVMYYKPLMGSTPTVGLTVPNAFGFTGNAGLWSTVFVLLLAVGVYLLLERLYHSPSGRLFRAVRDDEESAEAIGKDIAKVRRDAMIIGSALAALAGVSYSFSPWIAGSSVAAMSIFDRVLWTFWPWALMILGGMSSNKGAALASVVVGALLIGPIRIYKNQIASVLHVDAVGIDPGNFANALEYILVAALILIVLFIRPKGIIPEYPSRTIPRDKIVDLIEEARREAGSE
- a CDS encoding aspartyl/glutamyl-tRNA amidotransferase subunit C gives rise to the protein MEDCSSILEQLSKLARIKLSEEDCSSIDSIRSFFARLSKARELAGSVEPLYHVWEVESRLREGEGYGQVNVEELGVTLEEGYVKLPWRGKA